GAGACCCCAAATGTTTCAGCATCACCTTCCAGCCTCGCCCAGATGGGAGGACCAGCAAGGACCTGCCTTGGCTGGGCTGTGGAGGCAAGATGCAAACTGCTGGGGCCAAGGAATTTCCAGCGTTCCAGGGAGAATTCGGGGCTCCCAGAAGCCTTCTGGGTCACCTTCCATTGGGTCACAGCACGCTGTCCTCTCCCTGGGGGctctggagaagctgaggccgTGGCTGGAACCAAAATGTAGTGAGACAgtggggtggcagggctggaggcagggcGGGCATGGCAGGGGAGGGGATGCTggtggggtgggcacagcagggtgggcagggcagggtgggaaggACAGGGTGGGCAGTGTGGGGAAGGTGGGCAgtgcagggtgggcagagcagggtgggcagtgtggggtgggcagtgcagggtgggcagcatACGGcgggcagagcagggtgggcagagcagggtgggcagtgtGGGGAGGTGGGCAAcacagggtgggcagggcagggtgggcagcacacggtgggcagagcagagtgagCAGCGCAGGGTGGGCAGCGCAGGGTGGGCAGCACAcggcgggcagggcagggtgggcagagcagggtgggcagcacaCGGTGGGCAGCACAGTGTGGGGAAggtgggcagcacagggtgggCAGAGCACGGTGGGCAGCgcaggctgggcagcacagggagggcagcacaCGGTGGGCAGCACACagtgggcagcacagggtgggGAAGGTGGGCAGCACcgggtgggcagggcagggtgggcagcacagggagggcagcacacggcgggcagggcagggagggcagggcagggtgggcagagcagggtgggcagagcaCGGTGGGCAGCACAGTGTGGGGAAggtgggcagcacagggtgggcagcccagggtgggcagggcagggtgggcagcacacggtgggcagcacagggtgggGAAGGTGGGCAGCACCGGGTGGGCAGCACCGGGCTCTCCGGGCTgtccccgccccggccccgcagaGCCGCcccgcgcggggcggggcgcagCCGGTGCGCTGGTCCAGCGGCGGAGCCGCGCCGGGAGCGGGTGCGCGGAGCCGCGCGGAGCCGTGCGGGGCGGAACCGAGCGGAGCCCAGCGGGGCACCGGCGCTGCCGGCGCCTCCCCGGtgcccgccgggccgggccgggcggcggcgggagcaGGTGAGCGGCGGGGCAGCACCGCCCGGTGCCCTCTGCAGCGGAGACacggggccggggctgggggctccccgCGGCGAGTTCGTCGCCCACCGGAGCCGCccgggctgggagggaaggggctgcacCCGCCGAAGGGTcgggagaggaggaggctttCCCTCGGTGCTCCCGGCATCAGTCGCACCCACCGGGGCGCACCGGCTGGGTTTGTGGAGTCCGAAAGGCTCCGGGATCgccagaggcaggaggagctgtggcgTGCTCGGGCAGGCTGCTCCGGGAGGGGACACGGCCAGATGGGTTGGGAACCCCCCCTGCAGGGAGCCTCTCTCCCGCTGAGCttggcagcaggatgggcagaTCCTCCCCAGGAATCCCTTCATTTCTATTTACTCCCTGATTTCTAGAatcttctcctctctccccagagCCAGAGGGAAGATGACATCGGGGCTCCTCTGAGCCAGCAGCGCCCAGGGTGACCATGGAGTACGAGCTGCCCAACGCCACCGCCTTCTGGTTCTCCCCGGCCTCCCCCTTCGACAACTTCTCCCTGGAGGCGCCCACCAACACCTCCCAGAACGCCACGGGCCAGCACTTCGACCTGACCAGCAACGCCATCCTCACCTTCATCTACTTCGTGGTGTGCATCGTGGGGCTGTGCGGCAACACGCTGGTCATCTACGTCATCCTGCGCTACGCCAAGATGAAAACCATCACCAACATCTACATCCTCAACCTGGCCATCGCCGACGAGCTCTTCATGCTGGGCCTGCCCTTCCTGGCCATGCAGGTGGCCCTGGTGCACTGGCCCTTCGGCAAAGCCCTCTGCAGGATCGTCATGACCGTGGATGGCATCAACCAGTTCACCAGCATCTTCTGCCTGACGGTGATGAGCGTCGACCGCTACCTGGCCGTGGTGCATCCCATCAAATCCGCCAAGTGGAGGCGGCCCAGGACAGCCAAAATGATCAACGTGGCCGTCTGGGGCGTCTCCCTGCTGGTGATCATGCCCATCATGATTTACGCCGGGGTGCAGCACAACCACGGCAGGAGTAGCTGCACCATCATCTGGCCGGGAGAGTCGGGCGCCTGGTACACGGGGTTCATCATCTACGCGTTCATCCTGGGCTTCCTGGTGCCTCTCACCATCATCTGCCTTTGCTACCTGTTCATCATCATCAAAGTCAAGTCCTCGGGCATCAGGGTGGGCTCCTCCAAGAGGAAAAAGTCGGAGAAGAAAGTCACCAGGATGGTGTCCATCGTGGTGGCCGTCTTCATCTTCTGCTGGCTCCCCTTCTACATCTTCAACGTCTCCTCCGTGTCCGTCATGATCGTGCCCACGCCCGTCCTCAAGGGCATGTTCGACTTCGTGGTGGTGCTGAGCTACGCCAACAGCTGTGCCAACCCCATCCTCTACGCCTTCCTGTCCGACAACTTCAAGAAGAGCTTTCAGAACGTGCTGTGCCTGGTGAAGGTCAGCGGCATGGACGAGGCCGACCGCAGCGACAGCAAGCAGGACAAGTCCCGCCTCAACGAGACCACGGAGACGCAGAGGACCCTGCTCAACGGCGACCTGCAGACGAGCATCTGAGGGAGGGACGGCGGGGTTTGTCCTGCCCGGCTGcagcagggggtggcacagggcagcaatGCCACCTGCGGGGACGGCTGTGAGCGCCCCGTGGCCcctctgctgggctcctctctgctgggTTGGCTTTCGACTGCTGGGAAGGATATACGGGTCAGGAGGAGCCGCCTCGCCAGGGAAACAAAGACAACTCGTGGAGACACCAAAGTGCCACCAAAGTGGGCACAGGTACGGCCGCGGTCCCCCGTGCCACCCTCGGGGCCGGCTGGCTTTGGGGCTCTGCACCTGGACACAGCGTGGGACCTGAGGAGGAGCCGAGGCTGCAGGTGTGTGACAGCACGGGGACGCACCTGGTGGGATCTCCCGGCGAGTGTCCCTCCCGAGGCCACCAGGATGTTCGGGATTGCGTTTTCCCCGGTTAATCCTTGCTCTGCCGCGTGTCCTGCCGCAGCCCTCTGCCCGGAGGGGACACGCCAGCCCGGAGGGGACATCCCCACGGGAAGCAGCCGTGCCCCTCTGACGCCGCCCTGCCGTGtccccctgctgcccagccctttccctggtCCTGCCGCAGATTTTCTGCTCGGATGGAGAATTTTCCCCTTTGCCCTCCCCGGTGGCCGCTGCCCCTCCCTCGCTccctccgcccgccccggccggtCCCAGCTGCTCCGGCAGCCGCTGCCGCTGCTCCGGGCACCGAGAGCGCTCCGCTCCTTGCTGGGAAAGCCTTGGAAGTGTTTGGGCGGCGGTGACACCCTGGAGAAGCCTGGCACGggcacctggcactgccaggggctcctGCACCCGGCTCAGACCGCGGTTTGTCCGGCCTCGGCTCCGAGGATCTCCGGGCTgacacctccctgctccttccaggcaAGTCACGCCGGAGGCAGGGGGGATGGAGAGCATGGGGACGGGCAGGGGGGGCTGGGGACCCGCTCCCCACCCTTGTCCGAGCCGAAGGGAGTGGGCGGAGCAGGCAACGGGGCTGTCAGCAGCCGGGGATCCCTGCCCTGGatgctgccctgggaagggcagggcagcGCGGATCCCTGCCCTGGATGCTGCACTGTGtgaggggcggcggggctggcCCCACACCCGCTCCATTTGCCTTGCCAAGACTGTCCCGCAGCGTTCAGCTCTGTCgctgtccctggctgccctcccagccccaaacccgCGGCTCTGGAGCTCTGACCCCTGCCCAAGCCCCTCCTTGTCCAGCGCGgcgggagctgcagggaaagcccaggggagagggagaagtgGCCGCTTCCTGCCGGAGCACCGGGAGCAGCACGGGGCTGTGCCCGAGGCCGGATCCGTTCACAGGCCCCTGCTGCACAGCCGAGCCGTGGGAACCGGGGGTTTGTGCGGAGACAACAGCCGGGGCTCGgtcaccctgccctgtgccGCCCACCCTGGTGCCACCAGCGCCTGCACCCCGCAGTACAGGTGTgggaggtgaggctgcagcaggtgccACCTGCCTGGGGTGCCACTTGCTCGGCTGGGCCATGCTCCATCCCAAACTTGAGCTCTGGATGAAATTTGCccatggctgtgcccagctcctgcagcagatgccagcctgggccaccccgtcctgctgtgccagccccgaAAAGGGCTCAGTGCCAGGCTACCTGCTCCCGGCTCTGTTGGACGCTGCATTTACTGCAAGACAAAGCAGAGCCATGTGAGCAATTGTTTGCTTTTAACTCTTTCCTGCTCCTCCGAGGAACAGTGCCAGCGTTCAGGTGCCCGTGTGTggcacctccctgtgccctggctgggcacGGCGGTGGGGAGCGCGGCTGACCCCGGGCTCGGGGCACGGCTGCAGgaattgcagcagcagcagcagctccggggcACGGGCAGAGCTCCGGgagggccgggagcggggctgggctcGGTGTCACCGCCGCAGCGATGCGTCAGTGCCGCCGCCGTGGGCACTCGGAGGGGGCGGTGTGTGCGGAGGGCGGGCGATGGGGATGGGAGAGTGATGGGGAGGGGGATGTgtgatggggagggggctgtgtgAGTGATGGGGAGGGGGATGTGCGATGGGGAGGGGGATGTGCgatggggaaggggctgcgTGATGGGGAACGGGATCTGTGATGGGCAGGGGGCTGTGTGAGTGATGGGGAGGGGGATCTGTGATGGGCAGGGGGCTGTGTGAGTGATGGGGAGGGGGATCTGTGATGGGAAGGGGGCTGTGCAATGGGCAAGGGGATGTGccatggggagggggctgtgtgAGTGATGAGGAGGGGGATGTGTGGAGCCCCCAGAGCtcacctgcagccaggccaAACCCGATTTGCCGGTGTCTGactccatcccagctgtgtCCGTGCAAGCCCTGCCACCAAAATCCCGATGGATGAGGGTGGGACAcctgttcccagcagctgcacctcCCTCTGCACTGGTTTGTTGTGATTAACCCCgggaaaatgcagaaatcctgggaattccctgCCCAGGTCAGCTTTGTCAGTGACACGTTGGGTGCTCAGAGTGGGATCTGAAATGTGTCCCCGCTTTGCTGGGATGGGGATCAGAGGGCTGCAGGTGAGGGATGAGGGGTATGGGGCGCTGCCACCACCATCCCAAAGGCCACcgagggagggcaggggctcctgggggctgccagggctctc
Above is a window of Camarhynchus parvulus chromosome 18, STF_HiC, whole genome shotgun sequence DNA encoding:
- the SSTR2 gene encoding somatostatin receptor type 2 codes for the protein MEYELPNATAFWFSPASPFDNFSLEAPTNTSQNATGQHFDLTSNAILTFIYFVVCIVGLCGNTLVIYVILRYAKMKTITNIYILNLAIADELFMLGLPFLAMQVALVHWPFGKALCRIVMTVDGINQFTSIFCLTVMSVDRYLAVVHPIKSAKWRRPRTAKMINVAVWGVSLLVIMPIMIYAGVQHNHGRSSCTIIWPGESGAWYTGFIIYAFILGFLVPLTIICLCYLFIIIKVKSSGIRVGSSKRKKSEKKVTRMVSIVVAVFIFCWLPFYIFNVSSVSVMIVPTPVLKGMFDFVVVLSYANSCANPILYAFLSDNFKKSFQNVLCLVKVSGMDEADRSDSKQDKSRLNETTETQRTLLNGDLQTSI